One window from the genome of Acuticoccus sp. I52.16.1 encodes:
- the surE gene encoding 5'/3'-nucleotidase SurE encodes MRILITNDDGARAPGIKLLEEIARAMTDDVWIVAPEFDQSGVSHAISLHEPLRVHREGEKRYFVKGTPADCVILGVEHLLDAKPDLVLAGVNRGGNMADSIAYSGTVGAAMTALTVGVPAIALSQYFQGVDVKWECARAYAKPLIERLLEVKWPQSVVPNINFPHRDPGDIAGVTLCHPGHGFIDGVNVVERVDVRGLSYHWLQFRRSAEEVDDPACDISLLREGHITITPLRPDRHGEWNWSDMRAQFGDVLTVAPMPDLG; translated from the coding sequence ATGCGAATCCTGATCACCAACGACGACGGCGCACGCGCCCCCGGCATCAAGCTCCTGGAAGAGATCGCCCGCGCGATGACCGACGATGTCTGGATCGTCGCGCCCGAGTTCGACCAGTCCGGCGTCAGCCACGCCATCAGCCTGCACGAGCCCTTGCGCGTCCACCGCGAGGGCGAGAAGCGCTACTTCGTGAAGGGGACGCCGGCGGACTGCGTCATCCTGGGGGTGGAGCACCTGCTCGACGCCAAGCCGGACCTCGTCCTCGCGGGCGTCAACCGCGGCGGCAACATGGCCGATTCGATCGCCTATTCGGGCACCGTCGGCGCGGCGATGACGGCGCTGACCGTCGGCGTTCCGGCGATCGCGCTCAGCCAGTATTTCCAGGGCGTCGACGTGAAGTGGGAGTGCGCGCGGGCCTACGCCAAGCCGCTGATCGAGCGGCTGCTGGAGGTGAAGTGGCCGCAGAGCGTGGTGCCCAACATCAACTTTCCGCACCGGGATCCGGGCGACATCGCCGGGGTGACGCTGTGCCATCCGGGTCACGGCTTCATCGACGGGGTGAACGTGGTGGAGCGGGTCGACGTGAGGGGCCTGTCCTACCACTGGCTGCAATTCCGCCGCTCCGCCGAGGAGGTCGACGATCCGGCGTGCGACATCAGCCTCCTGCGCGAGGGGCACATCACCATCACGCCGCTGCGGCCCGACCGGCACGGCGAGTGGAACTGGAGCGACATGCGCGCCCAGTTCGGCGACGTTCTGACCGTCGCGCCGATGCCGGACCTCGGCTGA
- a CDS encoding DUF4169 family protein: MTAEVVNLRQQRKRRTKDAEREAAAQSRSRHGRTAADRKNDTLSKERENARHEAHKLDRTS; this comes from the coding sequence GTGACGGCCGAGGTCGTCAACCTGCGGCAACAGCGCAAGCGCCGCACCAAGGATGCCGAGCGGGAGGCCGCGGCGCAGAGCCGCTCCCGCCACGGCCGCACCGCCGCCGATCGCAAGAACGACACGCTGAGCAAGGAGCGCGAGAATGCCCGGCACGAAGCGCACAAGCTCGACCGGACTTCATAA
- the ccoS gene encoding cbb3-type cytochrome oxidase assembly protein CcoS, whose translation MSILVLLIPAALVLGGLGLAAFIWSVRSDQYSDMEGAARRILNDPD comes from the coding sequence ATGTCGATCCTGGTTCTGCTGATCCCCGCGGCGCTCGTCCTGGGCGGCCTCGGCCTCGCCGCCTTCATCTGGTCGGTCCGCTCGGACCAGTATTCGGACATGGAGGGCGCCGCGCGGCGCATCCTCAACGACCCCGACTGA
- a CDS encoding helix-turn-helix domain-containing protein — MSEPRSESVPNQRSANSVDGHVGSRVRLRRLELGLSQEKLAEQLGITFQQVQKYERGTNRIGASRLHQIAIVLQAPITYFFEGATDAGISRVNDAAPLTQALSDPATVRLVRAFANISDPQLKQKAVGIIEAIAETPTPKNGTDG, encoded by the coding sequence ATGAGTGAGCCGCGCTCCGAATCTGTTCCCAACCAGAGGTCGGCAAACTCCGTCGACGGGCACGTGGGATCACGTGTTCGCCTGCGCCGCCTCGAGTTGGGCCTCAGCCAGGAAAAGCTCGCCGAGCAACTCGGAATCACCTTCCAGCAAGTGCAGAAGTACGAGCGGGGGACCAACCGCATCGGCGCCAGCCGCCTGCATCAGATCGCCATCGTTCTGCAGGCGCCGATCACCTACTTCTTCGAGGGGGCGACCGATGCGGGCATCTCCCGCGTCAATGATGCCGCACCGCTCACCCAGGCGCTCAGCGACCCGGCCACCGTCCGTCTGGTGCGCGCCTTCGCCAACATCTCCGACCCGCAGTTGAAGCAGAAGGCGGTCGGCATCATCGAGGCCATCGCCGAGACGCCGACGCCCAAGAACGGCACCGACGGGTAG
- a CDS encoding OpgC family protein, with the protein MSTQQRARRPRDLRLDFFRGLAMFIIFIAHMPHNPWKQWIPAAFGPSDATELFVFCSGMASALAFGALFRDRSFLLGTARTAYRVWQVYWAHVCLFIVTLTVLALFDQWHGDDFYTTRLYTRPIFEATGQHLVAFMTLQYVPNYFDILPMYMVILMMMPVVVALGLRSRWAAFAFMGGVWLLAQFDVLHFSAEVREGVEREWFFNPFGWELIFFVGFSFVMGWLKPPPRSWWLVAASVVVLGLGVLTASRFGWDNVAWVIPFRHANSWLFWKTDLGIFRIVHFLALCYIAWFIVGESGRRLAMDGLPGRAVDVIRKVGQQSLAVFVSGMVLSQIMGAALDLSAERGPAALAMANISGCIVLIGIAYLVGWFKSEPWRREAGAPAKRVAEPRPVEARVGEVKEAAVSAAGAKARVPV; encoded by the coding sequence GTGAGCACGCAGCAGCGGGCGAGGCGTCCGCGCGACCTGCGGCTGGACTTCTTCCGGGGGCTGGCGATGTTCATCATCTTCATCGCCCACATGCCGCACAATCCGTGGAAGCAGTGGATCCCGGCCGCGTTCGGACCTTCGGACGCGACGGAGCTTTTCGTGTTCTGCTCGGGCATGGCCTCGGCGCTGGCGTTCGGCGCGCTGTTCCGCGACCGCTCGTTCCTGTTGGGGACGGCGCGCACGGCCTACCGGGTCTGGCAGGTCTACTGGGCGCACGTGTGCCTCTTCATCGTCACGCTGACGGTGCTTGCCCTGTTCGACCAGTGGCACGGCGACGACTTTTACACGACGCGCCTCTACACGCGCCCGATCTTCGAGGCGACGGGCCAGCATCTCGTCGCGTTCATGACGCTCCAGTACGTGCCGAATTATTTCGACATCCTGCCGATGTATATGGTCATCCTGATGATGATGCCCGTTGTCGTCGCGCTGGGGCTGCGCTCGCGCTGGGCCGCCTTCGCCTTCATGGGCGGGGTGTGGCTGCTCGCCCAGTTCGACGTGCTGCACTTCAGTGCCGAGGTGCGCGAGGGCGTGGAGCGGGAGTGGTTCTTCAACCCGTTCGGCTGGGAGCTGATCTTCTTCGTCGGCTTCAGCTTCGTGATGGGGTGGCTGAAGCCGCCGCCGCGCAGCTGGTGGCTCGTGGCCGCGTCCGTGGTGGTCCTGGGGCTCGGCGTCCTCACCGCATCGCGCTTCGGCTGGGACAACGTCGCCTGGGTGATCCCCTTTCGCCATGCCAATTCGTGGCTCTTCTGGAAGACCGACCTCGGCATCTTCCGCATCGTCCACTTCCTGGCCCTTTGCTACATCGCCTGGTTCATCGTCGGCGAGAGCGGGCGGCGGCTGGCGATGGACGGCCTCCCCGGTCGCGCGGTCGACGTGATCCGCAAGGTCGGGCAGCAGTCGCTGGCGGTGTTCGTGTCGGGGATGGTGCTGTCGCAGATCATGGGCGCGGCGCTGGACCTCAGCGCCGAGCGTGGGCCGGCGGCACTGGCGATGGCCAACATCTCCGGCTGCATCGTCCTGATCGGGATCGCCTATCTGGTGGGCTGGTTCAAGTCCGAGCCGTGGCGGCGGGAGGCGGGGGCCCCGGCCAAGCGCGTGGCCGAGCCGCGCCCGGTGGAGGCGCGCGTCGGCGAGGTGAAGGAGGCCGCCGTCAGCGCGGCGGGGGCGAAGGCGCGCGTTCCGGTCTGA
- a CDS encoding DUF423 domain-containing protein gives MRVVVVGALYGALAVGLGAIGAHALDSNFVPQDSEIFEKAVFYQLIHAIAMVAIGGLKGHVLPILLGAASWAFGLGVLLFSGSLYLMALGGPAEAMYVTPVGGVLLLIGWLIVAVASARRI, from the coding sequence ATGCGGGTTGTTGTGGTTGGCGCTCTTTATGGCGCATTGGCGGTGGGACTGGGTGCGATCGGGGCACACGCGCTCGACAGCAATTTCGTGCCGCAAGACAGCGAAATTTTCGAGAAGGCGGTCTTCTACCAGCTGATCCACGCGATCGCGATGGTGGCGATCGGCGGGCTGAAGGGGCATGTCCTGCCGATCCTGCTGGGGGCAGCATCCTGGGCGTTCGGGCTGGGCGTGCTGCTCTTCTCCGGCTCGCTCTACCTGATGGCGCTCGGCGGCCCGGCGGAGGCGATGTACGTCACCCCGGTCGGCGGCGTGCTGCTGCTCATCGGCTGGCTCATCGTCGCGGTGGCGTCGGCCCGCCGCATCTGA
- a CDS encoding ribbon-helix-helix domain-containing protein — MALEPAYWDALQLWAQDEGVSLAALIASIDRRREDGSLASALRLAVLAYAFARDPSR; from the coding sequence GTGGCCCTCGAACCGGCGTACTGGGATGCGCTCCAACTCTGGGCGCAGGACGAGGGCGTGTCGCTGGCGGCGCTGATCGCCTCGATCGACCGCCGGCGCGAGGATGGATCGCTCGCCTCCGCCCTGCGCCTCGCCGTACTCGCCTACGCCTTCGCCCGCGACCCCAGCCGCTGA
- a CDS encoding FixH family protein: MAIVKREREFTGLHMLLIMVAFFGVVIAVNVVMAVLANTTFTGLTARNGYVASIDYKKDIENRARAAELGWTVAVVADRHRIGVDLTDAAGAPLVAVVSGTIEPLVKHDPPLPLEFAAVSAGRYRAVSPVPPGEWVVRVGIEHGGERLAWHAPVETVTP; encoded by the coding sequence ATGGCCATCGTCAAGCGGGAGCGAGAATTCACCGGGCTGCACATGCTCTTGATCATGGTGGCCTTCTTCGGCGTCGTGATCGCGGTCAACGTGGTGATGGCGGTGCTGGCCAACACCACGTTCACGGGGCTGACCGCGCGCAACGGCTACGTCGCCTCGATCGACTACAAGAAGGACATCGAGAACCGCGCCCGGGCCGCCGAGCTGGGCTGGACGGTCGCCGTCGTGGCCGACCGCCACCGGATCGGCGTCGACCTGACGGACGCGGCCGGCGCGCCGCTGGTCGCCGTCGTCAGCGGTACGATCGAGCCGCTGGTGAAGCACGACCCGCCGCTGCCGCTGGAGTTCGCCGCGGTTTCGGCGGGCCGCTACCGCGCCGTCTCTCCGGTGCCGCCGGGCGAGTGGGTGGTGCGCGTCGGCATCGAGCACGGCGGCGAGCGGTTGGCCTGGCATGCCCCGGTGGAGACGGTGACGCCGTGA
- the fumC gene encoding class II fumarate hydratase, with amino-acid sequence MTTRTETDSFGPLEVPSERYYGAQTARSLINFKIGEQKMPAPLVRALGVVKKAAALANKELGNLEPRLADAIADAAQEVIDGKRGEDFPLVIYQTGSGTQSNMNANEVIANLAIERLGGTIGSKDPVHPNDHVNRSQSSNDTFPTAMHVAAAEEVTHSLLPAMKHLRDALAAKQAEFDDIIKIGRTHTQDATPLTLGQEFSGYVAQMDYAIEQVAASLSSLYPLAQGGTAVGTGLNAKPGFDTAVAAKIAEITGLPFVTAPNKFAALAGHDALVAAHGALNTAATALFKIANDIRLLASGPRSGLAELSLPENEPGSSIMPGKVNPTQCEAMTMLACRVFGNQTTITVAGSQGHFELNVYKPVMADAFLQSVRVLADGCMSFTDHCVVGIEANRDRIQDLMERSLMLVTALAPEIGYDNATTIAKTAHKKGTTLREEAVGGGYVTEETFDRVVRPELMTGPK; translated from the coding sequence ATGACCACCCGCACTGAAACGGATTCCTTCGGTCCGCTCGAAGTCCCGAGCGAGCGCTACTATGGCGCCCAGACCGCCCGTAGCCTGATCAACTTCAAGATCGGCGAGCAGAAGATGCCCGCGCCCCTGGTGCGAGCGCTCGGCGTCGTCAAAAAGGCCGCCGCGCTCGCCAACAAGGAGCTCGGCAACCTCGAGCCGCGCCTCGCCGACGCCATCGCCGACGCCGCCCAGGAGGTGATCGACGGCAAGCGGGGCGAGGACTTCCCCCTCGTCATCTACCAGACGGGCTCGGGTACCCAGTCGAACATGAACGCCAACGAGGTCATCGCCAACCTCGCCATCGAGCGGCTGGGCGGGACGATCGGCTCCAAGGACCCGGTTCACCCTAACGACCACGTGAACCGCTCGCAGTCCTCCAACGACACCTTCCCGACCGCGATGCACGTCGCCGCGGCCGAGGAGGTGACGCACAGCCTCCTGCCGGCGATGAAGCACCTGCGCGACGCGCTCGCCGCGAAGCAGGCCGAGTTCGACGACATCATCAAGATCGGCCGCACCCACACCCAGGACGCCACCCCGCTGACGCTGGGCCAGGAATTCTCCGGCTACGTCGCCCAGATGGACTACGCGATCGAGCAGGTGGCGGCCTCGCTCTCCAGCCTCTATCCGCTGGCGCAAGGCGGCACCGCGGTCGGCACCGGGCTCAACGCCAAGCCCGGATTCGACACGGCGGTCGCGGCCAAGATCGCCGAGATCACCGGCCTGCCCTTCGTCACCGCGCCGAACAAGTTCGCCGCGCTCGCCGGGCACGACGCGCTCGTCGCCGCCCATGGTGCGCTGAACACCGCCGCCACCGCGCTCTTCAAGATCGCCAACGACATCCGCCTCCTGGCGTCCGGCCCCCGCTCGGGCCTCGCCGAGCTGTCGCTGCCGGAGAACGAGCCCGGCTCCTCGATCATGCCCGGCAAGGTTAACCCCACCCAGTGCGAGGCGATGACGATGCTGGCCTGCCGCGTGTTCGGCAACCAGACGACCATCACCGTCGCCGGCAGCCAGGGCCATTTCGAGCTCAACGTCTACAAGCCGGTGATGGCGGACGCCTTCCTGCAGTCGGTCCGGGTCCTGGCCGACGGCTGCATGAGCTTCACCGATCACTGCGTCGTCGGCATCGAGGCCAATCGCGACCGGATCCAGGACCTGATGGAACGCTCGCTGATGCTGGTGACGGCGCTGGCGCCCGAAATCGGCTATGACAACGCGACGACCATCGCCAAGACCGCGCACAAGAAGGGCACGACCTTGCGCGAGGAGGCCGTCGGCGGCGGCTACGTCACCGAGGAGACCTTCGACCGCGTCGTGCGGCCCGAGTTGATGACGGGGCCGAAGTGA
- a CDS encoding heavy metal translocating P-type ATPase, with amino-acid sequence MSCCADPRAGFSGQWGTLPDAIRAAITPEGTGGRLVLHVPDIHCAACIANIEGALAPCGGQARVNLTRRTVTLGWDAPTFDPAVPVAVLRDLGYTPQPLATATEVEDRRGAELMRAVAVSGFAAMNVMLLSVSVWSGADGTTRDLFHWFSALIALPALAYAARPFVRSAIGALRHGRLNMDVPITLAITLAAAHSLATTIAGGGETYFDAAITLTFFLLIGRLLDHWTRERARQSVGRLAAMRPPYAHVVSAAGIAPVAVEEIAPGAVIEVAAGERVPLDARLIGGEAAFDTSLATGESRPEAVAAGGEIMAGALAVSGPHRLAVLRPSADSYVARLAALQAAAESVRSRHARIADRAAAFYAPIVHLLALATFVGWLAAGAGAGAALTTAIAVLVITCPCALGLAVPAVHVAACERLFRQGLAIKDGAALERLERIDEVVFDKTGTLTVPSLAEPATLAPADLAAAAALARHSTHPVSRAIVEAAQARGLPRVVATGVVERRGRGMEGVVDGVRVFLGQASAAGVVGGEGLCFVREGAAPQPIAIAEQLRPGAAALVARLGAGGLPVTILSGDRAEAVARVAAELGVTEWRAGLSPSDKVAHLAARQRAGANPLMAGDGLNDGPALAAATASIAPAGASDLSRTAADLVMTGSSLTGVWTALATARGAHRIVAQNLGVAVVYNCIAVPVAVLGHASPLVAAIAMSSSSIVVTLNALRLLRGTGEERG; translated from the coding sequence GTGAGCTGCTGCGCGGATCCGCGCGCCGGCTTCTCGGGCCAGTGGGGCACGCTGCCCGACGCGATCCGCGCCGCGATCACCCCGGAGGGCACCGGAGGGCGCCTCGTCCTCCATGTGCCGGACATCCACTGCGCGGCCTGCATCGCCAATATCGAAGGCGCGCTCGCCCCGTGCGGCGGCCAGGCGCGCGTCAACCTGACCCGTCGCACCGTGACGCTGGGATGGGACGCGCCGACCTTCGACCCGGCGGTCCCGGTCGCCGTCCTGCGCGACCTCGGCTATACGCCGCAGCCGCTCGCCACCGCCACCGAGGTCGAGGATCGCCGTGGCGCGGAGCTGATGCGCGCGGTCGCGGTCTCCGGCTTCGCGGCGATGAACGTGATGCTCCTGTCGGTCTCCGTCTGGTCGGGCGCGGACGGGACGACACGCGACCTCTTCCACTGGTTCTCGGCGCTGATCGCGCTGCCGGCACTCGCCTATGCGGCGCGGCCCTTCGTCCGCTCGGCGATCGGCGCGCTGCGCCACGGCCGGCTCAACATGGACGTGCCGATCACGCTGGCGATCACGCTCGCCGCCGCGCATTCGCTGGCGACGACCATCGCCGGCGGCGGCGAGACGTACTTCGACGCGGCGATCACGCTCACCTTCTTCCTCCTGATCGGCCGCCTGCTCGACCATTGGACCCGTGAGCGGGCGCGCCAGTCGGTCGGCCGCCTCGCCGCCATGCGCCCGCCGTACGCCCATGTGGTGAGTGCGGCCGGCATCGCGCCTGTGGCGGTGGAGGAGATCGCCCCCGGCGCGGTGATCGAGGTCGCGGCCGGAGAGCGCGTGCCGCTCGACGCGCGCCTGATCGGCGGGGAGGCGGCCTTCGACACCTCGCTCGCCACCGGCGAGTCGCGGCCCGAGGCGGTGGCGGCGGGCGGCGAGATCATGGCCGGCGCGCTCGCCGTCTCGGGGCCGCACCGCCTCGCCGTGCTGCGACCCTCGGCCGATTCCTATGTCGCACGGCTCGCCGCGTTGCAGGCCGCGGCCGAGAGCGTCCGCTCGCGCCACGCCCGCATCGCCGACCGGGCGGCCGCCTTCTATGCGCCGATCGTGCACCTCCTGGCTCTCGCGACCTTTGTCGGATGGCTCGCCGCGGGGGCGGGGGCGGGCGCGGCGCTGACCACGGCCATCGCCGTCCTCGTCATCACGTGCCCCTGCGCGCTGGGGCTGGCGGTGCCGGCGGTTCACGTCGCCGCGTGCGAGCGGCTGTTCCGCCAGGGCCTGGCCATCAAGGACGGCGCGGCGTTGGAGCGGCTGGAGCGGATCGACGAGGTGGTGTTCGACAAGACCGGGACGCTCACCGTTCCCTCGCTCGCCGAGCCTGCAACGCTCGCCCCGGCGGACCTCGCCGCCGCCGCCGCGCTCGCACGTCATTCCACGCACCCCGTCTCGCGCGCCATCGTCGAGGCGGCGCAGGCGCGCGGGTTGCCGCGCGTGGTCGCCACCGGCGTCGTCGAGCGGCGTGGCCGCGGCATGGAAGGCGTGGTCGACGGGGTGCGTGTCTTCCTGGGCCAGGCGTCCGCCGCCGGGGTCGTCGGCGGGGAGGGGCTGTGCTTCGTGCGCGAGGGAGCGGCGCCGCAGCCGATCGCCATCGCCGAGCAGCTTCGCCCCGGCGCCGCCGCGCTCGTCGCCCGGCTCGGCGCGGGCGGCCTCCCGGTGACGATCCTGTCCGGTGACCGGGCCGAGGCGGTCGCCCGCGTCGCCGCCGAACTGGGCGTGACCGAATGGCGCGCCGGGCTCTCTCCGTCCGACAAGGTGGCCCATCTCGCCGCGCGCCAGCGCGCCGGGGCGAACCCGCTGATGGCCGGCGACGGCCTCAACGACGGCCCGGCCCTCGCCGCCGCGACCGCGTCCATTGCACCGGCAGGGGCCTCGGACCTGTCGCGGACGGCGGCCGACCTCGTCATGACGGGGTCGTCGCTGACGGGGGTGTGGACCGCGCTCGCCACCGCGCGCGGGGCGCACCGGATCGTGGCGCAGAACCTCGGCGTCGCGGTGGTCTACAACTGCATCGCGGTGCCGGTGGCGGTGCTGGGCCATGCCTCGCCGCTGGTCGCGGCGATCGCGATGTCGTCGTCGTCCATCGTCGTGACACTCAATGCGCTGCGCCTGCTGCGCGGCACCGGCGAAGAGAGGGGCTGA